The following DNA comes from Salvelinus sp. IW2-2015 linkage group LG1, ASM291031v2, whole genome shotgun sequence.
TATTCCATGGCATATGAAATTACTTGATAACCTGTTTCAGTATATTTAGTAACAAAAAATGCACCCCAAACCAGGTGTTTGTGAAAGCAAAGACAGGTGGGATGCATTTTTAGCAAGTTACAATTCCATTTGTGTTACAGTAAACATTTATTGTATAGGTTTAATATATGTCCAGGAAACTGCCCCATAATGTAGAAGCTGTATAGGAACAATAGAAGACAAGGTTACAGATTTCCTTTGTGCACAAATTATAGACAGCTTCTATAAACATTGCAGTATAGCAATTTGATTTTTCCTTTTGCAATGCAAATATTGTACTGTATATCGATCAGGTCTACCAATTTTTCTATCAAGAGAAGAACTTAAAGTTGTTTAATAAAGATAATATAAAACATGAATTAGAAAAAACATGTGAAACCAAGACTTACNNNNNNNNNNNNNNNNNNNNNNNNNNNNNNNNNNNNNNNNNNNNNNNNNNNNNNNNNNNNNNNNNNNNNNNNNNNNNNNNNNNNNNNNNNNNNNNNNNNNGTCATTAATTTGATATATTTAGCCAGGACAGTAAACTCTGTAATAATTTCCACTGTTTTCCAGGAAATCCTGGGTTCCATAGTATCAATAAAACAGATTAAAACACAACATACTCATTAGCATACATACAAAACAACACTCACATTACAGCTATCTAGATATGTGTCATAGATGTGAGATGTATGACAGATTACCTGTGACAGTCAGGGAGACAAGTGAGCCAGCAAACTTTCCTCCAGATGTTATGAATCTGAACCTGTACCCAGCAGAGTCACTCaatctcaggtctgtgattctcagggtacAGGCATTCTTCTTATCTCCAAGGTACTCTATATGACCCTCATACCCTGGCACTGAGCTCAGATCTTCAGCCTCCATACCAGACTCCCATTTAGTAAACCAGAAAGCTGTTTTGATCTCATGATaactgggatatgtgtaagagcaggacATCTCCACTGATGACCCCTTCAAGGCACAGATACTCTGATGGGTGtaagtcacactccaacacttctgACCTGAAATACAAGACAATTTAACACCTTTAtaaaattcttaattacaatatcTACTGTATACACTTATGCTGTTATGTTCCTCAGCAAGAAAACCTAAAATGTAACCAAAACAAAGGTGGGAATTAATAAAAGAGTCACTGACAAAGACAAAAATGAGACCAgtgggttctgaaagacactcgtGGGGGTGTCCATTGAAAATTGACTatcaacaacaactggaaccaaaaagacaTGAGCGCCCACAAcatttgcccaagaagaggcaaacaaaataaaacccCACATGCCAGCACagttgtaacacatactgactaacgagtgACGCCAATCGGGTCACCCCACCTCCAATTATAAATGGAAAAAAAATATCAACAATGTTTAAATCAAATGCTGTGAAAGTAACCAGGAAGTGACTATCCCCTCAGCTTTGTAGTTTTTAAACTTTGGTAGTTATTTTTTCATGGGTCTTCAGTGCTCAAAAAGTAGTGCAATGGTGTACAAGTGCAAAAACGTAATGAAAGGTATCTGGTAGAAGTAAATTCATCCATTGACTGCATTTTGATGAGTTTGATTATATATCTTGAAGCTCGTTCAACACTGCGAGGCAAAGCATACGCAACTAAAGCAGAAGTGAACATCACATTCACAGCAAATTCAATAATGATTGTCTGACAACCTGAAACAAATGTTGTATGTAAAAGTCCACACTtacacactgcaggagagtggagatcctcatggccttttacagcacaggagtaactgtctgCATCACTAAAGGAGTCTGAGTACAGGCTGGAAGTGTCCTCCTTTACTTTgtgtccgttcttgtaccagatgtaggtggggttgtcagCCAGAGTACAGGTGGTGATACAGGTCATTGTCCTCTTCCCTGCCTCTGTGGCAGgagtcaccttcacctgcagGTCTGAAT
Coding sequences within:
- the LOC111967016 gene encoding uncharacterized protein; this encodes MAAVTLERLQGVELESTRLVVRPRRMAPINGDKCFFWRTTGCLYDYPDHPDHPEHPDYPEHPDHHAPSGYDRWRKRKNRIMKMKIEEEEEGLYLQVKVTPATEAGKRTMTCITTCTLADNPTYIWYKNGHKVKEDTSSLYSDSFSDADSYSCAVKGHEDLHSPAVCQKCWSVTYTHQSICALKGSSVEMSCSYTYPSYHEIKTAFWFTKWESGMEAEDLSSVPGYEGHIEYLGDKKNACTLRITDLRLSDSAGYRFRFITSGGKFAGSLVSLTVTGNLSYISHL